The following are encoded together in the Acinetobacter radioresistens DSM 6976 = NBRC 102413 = CIP 103788 genome:
- a CDS encoding NAD-dependent succinate-semialdehyde dehydrogenase, whose amino-acid sequence MSYQSVNPFNNQKLKDYPSHSDQDIQNALDTAEKILKSEWSQQVDTRIDVLRKLASSMRERKSELAKLMTLDMGKLIKQGEGEIESCARIAEYYANHTKEFLAPVSYETELGEAWVEHHPLGIIMAVEPWNFPFYQLMRVFAPNCAIGNPVLAKHASIVPQCAEAFEQLIIDAGAPRGVWTNLFINSDQVADIIADPRVQGVALTGSEGAGRAVAGQAGKHVTKSTLELGGNDVFIVLDDADLEKAIKIGCQARINNAGQVCTAAKRFILHENIAEEFKAGMVKVFKDLKVGDPLDPETQLGPLSSSDALEKLTEQVENAVKNGATLVTGGKPVDHDGNFYEPTILENISRDNPAWYEEFFGPVAQLYVAKSEDEIVAIANDSHYGLGGVIHSQNIERAKKLASRVETGMIWINWYTDTAPELPFGGIKNSGYGHELSIDGFKEFAQKKLVVVKSPKK is encoded by the coding sequence ATGAGTTATCAATCAGTTAACCCCTTTAATAATCAAAAATTGAAAGACTATCCTTCACATAGCGATCAAGACATTCAAAATGCCTTGGATACAGCAGAAAAAATCCTGAAGTCAGAATGGTCACAACAGGTCGATACCCGTATTGATGTACTGCGCAAGCTGGCTAGCAGTATGCGTGAACGAAAATCAGAACTGGCTAAACTCATGACGCTGGATATGGGTAAACTGATTAAGCAAGGCGAAGGTGAAATTGAAAGCTGCGCCCGCATTGCTGAATATTATGCAAACCATACCAAAGAATTCTTAGCCCCGGTGTCATATGAAACAGAACTGGGCGAAGCATGGGTCGAACATCATCCACTGGGTATCATTATGGCAGTTGAACCCTGGAATTTTCCGTTTTATCAACTGATGCGTGTGTTTGCACCAAACTGTGCAATTGGTAATCCGGTTTTGGCGAAGCATGCCAGTATTGTTCCACAGTGTGCCGAAGCATTCGAACAGTTAATCATAGATGCGGGTGCACCTAGGGGAGTATGGACAAATCTATTTATTAATAGTGATCAGGTAGCGGATATTATTGCGGACCCGCGTGTACAGGGTGTAGCATTAACCGGCTCAGAAGGGGCAGGGCGTGCAGTAGCCGGACAGGCTGGAAAACATGTCACCAAATCCACCTTGGAACTGGGCGGTAATGATGTCTTTATTGTTCTGGATGATGCTGATCTGGAAAAAGCAATTAAGATTGGCTGTCAGGCACGTATCAATAATGCCGGTCAGGTCTGTACCGCAGCTAAACGATTTATTCTACATGAGAACATTGCCGAAGAATTTAAAGCCGGTATGGTTAAAGTCTTTAAAGACTTGAAAGTTGGTGATCCACTTGACCCTGAAACACAACTTGGACCTTTATCTTCATCAGATGCGTTAGAAAAACTGACTGAACAAGTTGAAAATGCTGTGAAAAATGGGGCAACACTAGTCACTGGCGGTAAGCCGGTTGACCATGATGGCAACTTCTATGAACCAACCATTTTAGAAAATATTAGCCGTGATAATCCAGCTTGGTATGAAGAGTTTTTTGGTCCGGTAGCACAGCTTTATGTTGCCAAGAGTGAAGATGAAATTGTAGCCATTGCCAATGATTCACATTATGGTCTGGGTGGTGTAATTCATTCTCAAAATATTGAACGGGCAAAAAAATTAGCTTCCCGAGTCGAAACTGGCATGATTTGGATTAACTGGTATACCGATACTGCACCAGAGTTACCATTTGGCGGAATAAAGAATTCTGGCTATGGTCATGAGCTTTCCATTGATGGTTTTAAAGAATTCGCACAAAAGAAATTAGTCGTTGTCAAAAGCCCGAAAAAATAA